The Streptomyces sp. NBC_00691 genome has a segment encoding these proteins:
- a CDS encoding DUF6112 family protein has product MADRVTILAYDPGVSPKGGFLPGLDLLRNVVSSINMAAIIAVVGALAVSLGVWAWGHHTGGHQAEANGKKGALVSAGAALGLGAANGIIAFFSTLGTQVR; this is encoded by the coding sequence ATAGCCGACCGCGTCACGATCCTGGCCTACGACCCCGGCGTCTCCCCGAAGGGCGGCTTCCTGCCGGGCCTGGACCTGCTGCGCAACGTCGTCAGCTCCATCAACATGGCCGCGATCATCGCCGTCGTCGGCGCCCTCGCCGTCTCCCTCGGCGTGTGGGCCTGGGGCCACCACACCGGTGGCCACCAGGCCGAGGCCAACGGGAAGAAGGGCGCCCTCGTGTCCGCGGGCGCCGCGCTCGGTCTCGGTGCCGCCAACGGGATCATCGCGTTCTTCTCCACGCTCGGCACGCAGGTCCGCTGA
- a CDS encoding winged helix-turn-helix transcriptional regulator, producing the protein MPASGLPAPAPRDIDLVVQALEAISPRWNAWVLMSLTEPARYSDLKARMPWMADGQLHPKVRELQAVGLVRRTEHTRRHVIYTLTDRGAALLPVLDHFAAWGSKHLERPTVKDPVTKKNTTRPAAKGEEIEDALHLISRRHATTILWALRDRGATTGAALASSVLVDAHPTAVYHPLKHLSDKRLVTRDHEGKFVLTAAGRGLTPAYEALTAWATCQPTARRAPARPPAVPTQHTSQTVVAGAVLRTAPAVASWKSGDLFSHPPVARPVKAMVPPAGGIRR; encoded by the coding sequence ATGCCCGCATCCGGCCTGCCCGCCCCCGCACCCCGTGACATCGACCTGGTGGTCCAGGCCCTGGAGGCGATCTCGCCGAGGTGGAACGCCTGGGTGCTGATGAGCCTCACAGAGCCCGCCCGCTACTCCGACCTCAAGGCACGGATGCCGTGGATGGCCGACGGCCAGCTCCACCCGAAGGTCCGCGAACTGCAGGCCGTCGGCCTGGTGCGGCGCACCGAGCACACCCGCCGCCACGTCATCTACACGCTCACCGACCGGGGTGCCGCTCTGCTGCCCGTGCTCGACCATTTCGCCGCGTGGGGGAGCAAGCACCTGGAGCGGCCGACCGTGAAGGACCCCGTCACCAAGAAGAACACGACCCGTCCGGCGGCCAAGGGCGAGGAGATTGAGGACGCCCTCCACCTGATCTCGCGACGGCACGCCACCACGATTCTGTGGGCGCTCCGCGACCGCGGCGCCACCACCGGCGCGGCCCTCGCCTCTTCCGTACTCGTCGACGCTCACCCCACGGCCGTCTACCACCCGCTCAAGCATCTGTCGGACAAGCGCCTCGTGACGCGGGACCACGAAGGGAAGTTCGTGCTCACCGCCGCCGGCCGGGGCCTGACCCCCGCCTACGAGGCGCTCACCGCCTGGGCAACCTGCCAGCCCACCGCCCGCCGTGCCCCGGCCCGGCCGCCGGCGGTGCCGACCCAGCACACCTCGCAGACAGTGGTGGCCGGCGCCGTGCTGAGGACGGCCCCTGCCGTGGCCTCGTGGAAGTCGGGCGATCTCTTCTCCCACCCGCCGGTCGCCCGCCCGGTCAAGGCAATGGTGCCTCCGGCGGGAGGCATACGCCGGTGA
- a CDS encoding C40 family peptidase, translating into MKGIAAAVGVVVLSPLLLAGAAATAAAASSSASRATQCGVDNSVDANAVAQQVAGILGGSGATPGIQIKGLELPAEQIPHAKTIIATGIAMKVPERGQVVALATAIQESRLRNLRYGDRDSLGLFQQRPSMGWGTAEEILDPVHASTRFYEGLLKVAGWQQMTITQAAQAVQISGYPDAYAQWESLARALQEAIVKTLPQGGGETGAPGGPAGGGCRPGEDGTQWGEIPQGTVPAGYKIPADASPKARTAIDWAMHQLGTPYQWGGTCKDSHGPDPMGRCDCSSLMQVAYSKAGVTLTRTTYTQVKEGVPVPVTALKPGDLLFTRGTAAVPEHVGMYMGAGLVINAPRTGRPVRIEKVADWQILAVRRIPALSS; encoded by the coding sequence TTGAAGGGCATAGCCGCAGCCGTCGGCGTCGTCGTCCTCTCTCCGCTCCTCCTGGCCGGCGCAGCCGCCACAGCGGCTGCCGCCAGCAGCTCCGCTTCCCGCGCCACGCAGTGCGGCGTCGACAACTCGGTCGACGCCAACGCCGTCGCCCAGCAGGTCGCAGGCATCCTCGGCGGCTCCGGCGCCACCCCCGGCATCCAGATCAAGGGCCTGGAGCTACCCGCCGAGCAGATCCCTCACGCCAAGACGATCATCGCCACCGGGATCGCCATGAAGGTCCCCGAGCGCGGCCAAGTCGTCGCCCTCGCGACCGCGATACAGGAATCCCGCCTGCGCAACCTCCGCTACGGCGACCGCGACAGCCTGGGCCTGTTCCAGCAGCGGCCCAGCATGGGCTGGGGCACCGCCGAAGAGATCCTCGACCCCGTCCACGCCTCCACCCGCTTCTACGAGGGACTCCTCAAGGTCGCGGGCTGGCAGCAGATGACGATCACCCAGGCCGCCCAGGCCGTCCAGATATCCGGCTATCCCGACGCGTACGCCCAGTGGGAGTCGCTCGCCCGTGCTCTGCAGGAGGCGATCGTCAAGACCCTCCCTCAGGGCGGAGGCGAAACCGGGGCTCCGGGCGGCCCGGCGGGCGGCGGCTGCCGACCCGGTGAGGACGGAACGCAGTGGGGCGAGATCCCCCAGGGCACCGTCCCCGCGGGCTACAAGATTCCCGCAGACGCCTCCCCGAAGGCCCGCACGGCGATCGACTGGGCGATGCACCAGCTCGGCACCCCGTACCAGTGGGGCGGTACCTGCAAGGACTCCCACGGACCGGATCCGATGGGCCGCTGCGACTGCAGCTCCCTGATGCAGGTCGCCTACTCGAAGGCCGGCGTCACCCTCACCCGCACCACGTACACCCAGGTCAAGGAGGGCGTCCCGGTCCCGGTCACCGCGCTCAAGCCCGGTGACCTGCTCTTCACCCGCGGCACCGCCGCCGTTCCCGAGCACGTCGGGATGTACATGGGCGCGGGTCTCGTGATCAACGCGCCGCGCACCGGGCGCCCCGTGCGGATCGAGAAGGTCGCCGACTGGCAGATCCTCGCCGTCCGCCGCATCCCCGCCCTCAGCTCCTAG
- a CDS encoding DUF4913 domain-containing protein, which translates to MEPDPLEEFGAAGEFDPVRLPEGDLDSIQATVRKLLDRSAEQARQLDHLAAAPGPASLPGFGLPPMPSAAMMPPEPRPILELDGEEYESELDLLTDWVEDFLMPTYGSEVTTASPWCDQWQEHLDVVAWLHALWMAYLQHKDPEAGPAGPFVWHRDFLTHCMAAIRAAGGPLSACQTDPERPSHRLLRGPGRSVRAVARDAETAQAEE; encoded by the coding sequence TTGGAGCCTGACCCTCTGGAGGAATTCGGCGCCGCCGGGGAATTCGACCCGGTGCGCCTTCCGGAAGGCGACCTGGACAGCATCCAGGCCACCGTCCGCAAGCTGCTCGACCGCTCCGCCGAGCAGGCGCGGCAGCTCGACCACCTCGCCGCCGCACCGGGACCGGCGTCGCTGCCCGGCTTCGGCCTGCCGCCGATGCCGTCCGCGGCGATGATGCCGCCGGAGCCGCGTCCGATTCTGGAGCTGGACGGCGAGGAGTACGAGAGCGAGCTGGACCTGCTCACCGACTGGGTGGAGGACTTCCTCATGCCCACCTACGGGAGCGAGGTCACGACCGCCTCCCCATGGTGCGACCAGTGGCAGGAACACCTCGACGTCGTCGCCTGGCTCCACGCCCTGTGGATGGCCTACCTGCAGCACAAGGACCCCGAGGCCGGACCGGCCGGTCCCTTCGTATGGCACCGGGACTTCCTCACCCACTGCATGGCCGCCATCCGGGCCGCCGGCGGACCGCTGTCCGCCTGCCAGACCGACCCCGAGCGACCGTCGCACCGCCTCCTTCGCGGCCCTGGCCGCTCCGTGCGCGCCGTGGCCCGCGACGCTGAGACGGCGCAGGCGGAGGAGTGA
- a CDS encoding DNA-methyltransferase produces the protein MPFSLHHGDALGVLAGLPDDCVDAVITDPPYNSGGRTAKERTSRTARQKYTSADAGHELADFPGENMDQRSYGFWLTQIMTEAHRLTKPGGAALLFTDWRQLPVTTDAIQAAGWLWRGVLAWHKPQARPQKGRFTQNCEFIVWASNGAIDGSRNPVYLPGLYSASQPSGKVRQHITQKPVEVMRELVKISPPGGTVLDFTCGSGSTGVAALLEGRDFIGVEKTRHYAEIASDRLTETLHHTVGQDDLTLTA, from the coding sequence TTGCCTTTTTCCCTTCACCACGGCGACGCGCTCGGCGTCCTGGCCGGCCTTCCGGACGACTGCGTGGACGCGGTCATCACCGACCCGCCGTACAACTCCGGCGGGCGGACCGCGAAGGAGCGCACCTCCCGTACCGCCCGACAGAAGTACACCTCCGCCGACGCCGGCCATGAGCTGGCCGACTTCCCCGGCGAGAACATGGACCAAAGGAGCTACGGCTTCTGGCTGACGCAAATCATGACCGAGGCACACCGGCTGACCAAGCCCGGCGGTGCGGCGCTCCTGTTCACCGACTGGCGGCAGCTGCCGGTCACCACCGACGCGATCCAGGCGGCCGGATGGCTGTGGCGCGGCGTCCTGGCCTGGCACAAGCCGCAGGCCCGCCCGCAGAAGGGCAGGTTCACGCAGAACTGCGAGTTCATCGTGTGGGCGTCGAACGGTGCGATCGACGGCTCCCGCAACCCCGTCTACCTGCCCGGCCTCTACTCTGCGTCGCAGCCGTCGGGCAAGGTCCGGCAGCACATCACGCAGAAGCCGGTCGAGGTGATGCGCGAGCTGGTGAAGATCTCCCCGCCCGGCGGCACCGTCCTTGACTTCACCTGCGGCTCCGGCTCCACCGGCGTGGCCGCTCTCCTGGAGGGCCGCGACTTCATCGGCGTCGAGAAGACCCGGCACTACGCCGAGATCGCCTCCGACCGCCTCACCGAAACGCTCCACCACACCGTCGGGCAGGACGACCTCACCCTGACGGCCTGA
- a CDS encoding SCO6881 family protein — translation MDFCALPVAGKLCDAADAIDFVSDPGKAITEGIGNWIAKSCGELAAAAADLAAEAVNTTTKIDLGAGWFRDNYEMLLPIGLTILVATFCAQLVRAAMKRDGQALGQAFTGTAGGVIFCFAAIALTTVAIEVVDALSDSLFAAAGTSIDDAVRRMVKVSQIAAISPLGWLVAALAALGAAVGAVMYWCVMMVRKVGILVLVTLAVFAGAGGGWEAARRWRRGWIEATATLIVSKLLMTVVFLLGISAMGKTDADGGIAALADVMAGIVIMLLVMLCPYATFKFVHWAAESTDGETLHRSGGAGAQLAKQHAENATRKAAAAAATAGTGGAAAGAGAASPQGPAAGSGAFPGDIASSPSGSGGGTGASPAMDKVQSGLNEAVSSMPTNPVAQDSGNSVGAGNSAPGGPPAGATPRSTQDGAPPSAGVVGAAQGSESGTGGSPFTTPQSPAGS, via the coding sequence GTGGACTTCTGCGCTCTTCCGGTCGCGGGCAAGCTCTGCGACGCGGCCGACGCGATCGACTTCGTCTCCGACCCGGGCAAGGCGATCACCGAAGGCATCGGCAACTGGATCGCCAAATCCTGCGGCGAACTCGCCGCCGCAGCAGCCGACCTGGCCGCCGAGGCCGTCAACACCACCACCAAGATCGACCTCGGCGCCGGATGGTTCCGCGACAACTACGAGATGCTGCTGCCGATCGGGCTGACCATCCTCGTCGCCACCTTCTGCGCCCAGCTTGTCCGGGCCGCGATGAAGCGCGACGGACAGGCACTCGGCCAGGCGTTCACCGGCACCGCCGGCGGCGTGATCTTCTGCTTCGCCGCCATCGCCCTGACCACCGTCGCGATCGAAGTCGTCGACGCCCTGTCCGACTCGCTGTTCGCGGCAGCCGGCACCTCGATCGACGATGCTGTCCGCCGCATGGTGAAGGTCTCGCAGATCGCGGCGATCTCCCCGCTGGGCTGGCTGGTGGCCGCCCTCGCAGCCCTCGGCGCCGCCGTCGGCGCCGTCATGTACTGGTGCGTCATGATGGTCCGCAAGGTCGGCATCCTCGTGCTCGTGACCCTGGCGGTCTTCGCCGGAGCGGGCGGCGGATGGGAGGCTGCCCGCCGCTGGCGGCGGGGCTGGATTGAGGCGACCGCCACCCTGATCGTCTCCAAGCTGTTGATGACCGTGGTCTTCCTCCTCGGCATCTCCGCCATGGGCAAGACCGACGCGGACGGCGGGATCGCCGCGCTCGCCGACGTCATGGCCGGCATCGTCATCATGCTCTTGGTGATGCTCTGCCCCTACGCGACCTTCAAGTTCGTGCACTGGGCGGCGGAGTCCACCGACGGTGAGACCCTGCACCGCTCCGGCGGGGCTGGTGCCCAGCTCGCCAAGCAGCACGCCGAGAACGCGACCCGCAAGGCGGCAGCCGCAGCAGCCACCGCGGGAACCGGCGGCGCCGCCGCCGGGGCCGGAGCTGCATCGCCGCAGGGCCCGGCCGCAGGATCCGGCGCCTTCCCCGGTGACATCGCCTCCAGCCCCTCCGGAAGCGGTGGCGGCACCGGAGCATCACCGGCCATGGACAAGGTCCAGAGCGGCCTGAACGAGGCAGTCAGCTCCATGCCGACCAACCCGGTGGCCCAGGACTCGGGCAACTCCGTCGGGGCCGGCAACAGCGCCCCCGGCGGACCTCCCGCGGGTGCCACACCGCGCAGCACGCAGGACGGAGCGCCTCCGAGCGCCGGCGTCGTCGGTGCCGCGCAGGGCTCCGAGTCCGGCACGGGCGGCAGCCCGTTCACGACGCCGCAGTCCCCCGCCGGTTCCTGA
- a CDS encoding type II toxin-antitoxin system RelE family toxin — translation MIAEGRPPAFGLTFDPRALTDLLQAPSHIRDLSLALLQEVVNADRHGGKLTAELAGLRKLYVDRQAAWRIVYALRPAPSASAYPMEIHVVAVRPRANHDIYDTVARRLGIDHRPVGARAHAARTRSPQIDAYREIPKPGPPPGLPRSAQPTVLTTKAVR, via the coding sequence GTGATCGCCGAGGGCCGGCCGCCCGCCTTCGGCCTCACCTTCGACCCTCGCGCCCTCACCGACCTGCTCCAGGCCCCCAGCCACATCCGCGACCTGTCGCTCGCGCTGCTCCAGGAGGTCGTCAACGCCGACCGGCACGGGGGCAAGCTCACGGCCGAACTCGCCGGACTGCGCAAGCTCTACGTCGACCGCCAGGCCGCCTGGCGGATCGTCTACGCGCTGCGGCCGGCCCCGTCGGCCTCGGCCTACCCCATGGAGATCCACGTCGTGGCCGTCCGCCCCCGGGCCAACCACGACATCTACGACACCGTGGCCCGGCGCCTCGGCATCGACCACCGTCCGGTCGGCGCCCGCGCGCACGCCGCACGCACCCGCTCACCCCAGATCGACGCCTACCGCGAGATCCCGAAGCCCGGCCCACCCCCCGGCCTTCCCCGCTCCGCCCAGCCCACCGTCCTCACCACGAAAGCCGTACGTTGA